Genomic DNA from Candidatus Methylomirabilota bacterium:
TCGGCAGCACGTGGCCGAACAGGATCCAGGGATCACGCACGCCGAGGGCGCGGCAGGCCTCGATGTACTCCTTTTCCTTGATCGAGAGCACGCTGCCCCGGACCAGGCGTGCGTAGATCGGGATGCGCGCGATGGCGATGGCCCCGGTGACCTTCATGGTGCCGATCAGCCCCGCCGTGGGCGTGAAGATGACCATCAGGATGATGACGAGCAGGTAGATCGGGAAGGCCAGGATCAGGTCCATCACGCGCATGATGCCCGTGTCGACCCGCCCCCCGTAGAATCCGGCGATCAGGCCGAAGGGCACGCCGACGAACAGCGCGAGCAGCACCGACGACACCCCCACCAGCAGCGAGATGCGCGTGCCGTGGACGATGCGGCTCAGCATGTCGCGTCCGAGCTGATCGGTCCCCAGGGGATAGTCCCAGCTCGGACGCTCGAACGTGTGAGTCTGATCGCTGGCAATCGGGCTCTGAGGCGCCAGCACGTCCGCGAAGATCGCCACGAACACCAGGATGATGACGATGCCCGCGCCCACCAGCGCGGCCGCGCTGCGCCGGAGCCGGCGCAGTCCCTGCACGAACGGCGATTCCGCGGGCCTGGCGCGGGCCCCCCAGGCGACTCCGGTGGCCACCGGGAGGTCGGCCTCACCCAGGCTTCCTCCGCGGATCGGC
This window encodes:
- a CDS encoding ABC transporter permease, which codes for MADGGDTLPTKSRPIRGGSLGEADLPVATGVAWGARARPAESPFVQGLRRLRRSAAALVGAGIVIILVFVAIFADVLAPQSPIASDQTHTFERPSWDYPLGTDQLGRDMLSRIVHGTRISLLVGVSSVLLALFVGVPFGLIAGFYGGRVDTGIMRVMDLILAFPIYLLVIILMVIFTPTAGLIGTMKVTGAIAIARIPIYARLVRGSVLSIKEKEYIEACRALGVRDPWILFGHVLPNCLAPIIVTTTIGIATSIIVEATLSFLGLGTQPPTPSWGWDLKANVSFIQANAWLSLFPGLAIFITVLGFNLFGDGLRDALDPRLK